GCGCCGCGATCAGCTGGCGGTCATAGATGAACCCGCCCGACACCCGCTGCAGGCCGCCAGGCACGACAAAGGCCAGGCGCATCGATCAGCGCCGGCCGCCGCCGATCAAGAGAACGTCACCGTGTACGTGGCGAAGGCTTCTTCGTTCTCCCACAACTTGACCGCCAGCGAGGTCAGATTGCGCGGCTCCAGCGCGCGAACCATCCCTTCGGTCAGGATGCGCGCGAACGGTTCGAGGCCGGGGTTCTGGCCGGCGAATTCCGGCAGCTCGTTCAGGGTCTTGTCGCGATAGCGATCGACCAGGCGATCGAGGTGCTCTTTCACCACCGCGATGTCCAGCAAGTAGCCGTGGCGATCCAGACGCTCGCCGGCGAAGATCACCTCCATCTTGTAGTGGTGGGAGTGCAGCTGGTTTTCGCGCCCCCAGTCACCCCCAAAGAGAAAGTGCTGAGCGACGAAGTCCCGGATCACGCCGACGGTGTACTGACTCATGGTGGCCTCGCTTTTTCAGTCGTAGGTGAAAAGAACCTGCAGCGCCGCGGGTGCGTCCGTGTCCAGCAGCGCGTAAGCCGCCGCGGCCTCGCCGATGGGAAAACGGTGGCTGATCAAAGCAGCGCTGTCCACCCGGCGCAGTAACTGCCACGCCACGTCTCGCCGTCGCTGGCGATTCCAGCGTCCCGTCAAGGCCGGGGCGATGTGACTGACCTGGCTGCTGACGATGGCGATCCGCCCACGATGAAAATGGCCGCCCAGATCGACGGCGCTTTGCTTGCTGCCGTAAAACGATCCCACCACCACCCGCCCTTCGCGCCCGGTCACAACAAGCGCGTCGTTCAACACCTGCGGATTGCCGGTCAGCTCGAACGCCAGATCAGCGCCAGCGTCGCCCAGCGCGGCACGCGCGCCATCGAGCGACGCCGTAACCGCGTGGGCGCCCAGCGCCCGGCCGTGCGCCGCTCGGCTGGCCACGCGATCGACGACCACCAATGTGTGCAGTGGAAAGCGGGCCAGCAACGCCGTGGCCAGCAGACCGACCACGCCCTGCCCGAACACCGCCACCCGTTCGCCCACCCGCGGGCCGGCGTCCAAGATCAGATTCACCGCCGTCTCGGCGTTGGCCAGCAGCGCCGCTTTTTCCCAGTCGATCCCGTCCGGCACCGGCCAGGCCTCATCCGCCGCCACGAAGAACGCGCTGCCGTGGGGCTGAAAGCTGAAGACCCGGCGGCCGATCCAGTCGGAAGCCGCCACGCCGTCGCCGACGCCTATCACCTCGCCCACCGCCGCGTACCCGAAGCGAAAGGGAAAGGTCCACCCGGCGCGCCCGCCCTCGCTCGCCAGCGCTGGCAGCGTCTCGTCCAGTGGAACGTCCGCGGGCAGCTGGCCGCGAAAGGCCAGCCGCTCGGTGCCGGCGCTGATGGCCGAAACGCGGGTGCGCACCAGCAGCGCGCCTGACGGCGGCGAACCTATCTCTTCCTCGATGACGCTGATTCGCCGCGGTCCGGTGAAGACCAGGGCGCGCCTTCTCACCCTGTCCCCCAGCGCAGCGCGCCCGACAGGACAAAGTCGTCGGCCAACCGAAAGCTGTCCGGCGACGACAGTCGCGGCAGGTGCCCGTTCTGCAGCGTCCCCACCGCCGCCAAGCCGCCGAGCAGCCGCGGCGCCACCGTCACCACCGCATAGTCACCAAGCCGCGCGCGCAAAAAACTGGTCAGCACCTTGGCGCCGCCTTCGACCATCAGGCGTTTGATCCCGCTGGCCGCCAGGGCGACCATCAGCGCATCGAGATCGACCCACCCGTTGGCCCAGGCCGCCAGCCTCAGGATCTGCGCCCCGCGCGCCGTCAGCGGGGTGCCGCGTCTCTCGTCGGCAGAGGCCGTGCACACGATGCGGATAGGGCGCGGGCCGCCCGAGGCCAGCAGGCGCGCGGTGGGCGGCGTACGCAGCCGGCTGTCCAGAATCACGGGCGACGGCCAAGGGCCCGACCAGTGGCGCACGCCCAGCTCCGGATCATCAGCCAGCAGGGTATCGATGCCGACCAGGATTGCGTCGTGCGAGGCGCGCAAGGCATGAGTCAAGGTCAGCGACTCGCC
Above is a window of Polyangia bacterium DNA encoding:
- a CDS encoding 6-carboxytetrahydropterin synthase translates to MSQYTVGVIRDFVAQHFLFGGDWGRENQLHSHHYKMEVIFAGERLDRHGYLLDIAVVKEHLDRLVDRYRDKTLNELPEFAGQNPGLEPFARILTEGMVRALEPRNLTSLAVKLWENEEAFATYTVTFS
- a CDS encoding zinc-binding alcohol dehydrogenase; this encodes MRRRALVFTGPRRISVIEEEIGSPPSGALLVRTRVSAISAGTERLAFRGQLPADVPLDETLPALASEGGRAGWTFPFRFGYAAVGEVIGVGDGVAASDWIGRRVFSFQPHGSAFFVAADEAWPVPDGIDWEKAALLANAETAVNLILDAGPRVGERVAVFGQGVVGLLATALLARFPLHTLVVVDRVASRAAHGRALGAHAVTASLDGARAALGDAGADLAFELTGNPQVLNDALVVTGREGRVVVGSFYGSKQSAVDLGGHFHRGRIAIVSSQVSHIAPALTGRWNRQRRRDVAWQLLRRVDSAALISHRFPIGEAAAAYALLDTDAPAALQVLFTYD
- a CDS encoding RibD family protein encodes the protein MAGRFPARSGRLVPAGRGRIPLSQSQSQTTIDTVGRVLQTIDGVERDRRGDGRPFVTLSWAQSIDGSIALEPGQRYALSGGESLTLTHALRASHDAILVGIDTLLADDPELGVRHWSGPWPSPVILDSRLRTPPTARLLASGGPRPIRIVCTASADERRGTPLTARGAQILRLAAWANGWVDLDALMVALAASGIKRLMVEGGAKVLTSFLRARLGDYAVVTVAPRLLGGLAAVGTLQNGHLPRLSSPDSFRLADDFVLSGALRWGTG